From Brucella anthropi ATCC 49188:
ATCGAACCAGTTTTCGATGACCATCCTGGCGCTTCGTGTTCGACATCGGCGATGGCGCGGCCGGTTTTTACCGATTTCGGCATCTCTACAAGAATGTCAGGTTCATCAGGATTTCTGGAAAATTCGTCCTCCCCCTTGATGAGGAGCCAATTCTCTCGCTTCTCGTCTGGCTTTCCGTGCATCCGGATCAAATGCCAGCGACCTTTGAGTTTTTCCCCTGTGAGCTCGAACTCAAGATGCCCTTTCTTGTATTGCTGATGTGCATCAGCAGTGGATTTCCAACGCCCTGTATCCCAGACGATAACTGTACCACCACCGTACTTGCCTTTAGGGATCGTGCCTTCGAAGTCCGCATATTCAAGCGGATGGTCCTCCACATGCACGGCCAGTCGCTTTTCGCCAGGAACAAGGCTTGGACCTCGCGTCACAGCCCAACTTTTCAGCACGCCATCCATCTCAAGGCGAAAATCATAATGCAGTCTGCGAGCATCATGTTTTTGCACGACAAAGAGCTCGCGTTTTGTGCGCGAAGACTTACCGCGCGGCTCGTTAGTCAGGGTAAAATCGCGTTTCCTGCGATAGGTTTCGAGTGACTGTCCCATGATCAGCCGGCCTTTTTTCTAGACTTTGTTCCAGATGCCGCCCCGGACTTGGCTTTGCCTTTTATTGCTTTGGTCGCCGCCTGCCCGACCCGACCTAGGTTTGCACTCTTGCGAAGAGCCTCCTTGAGATCGATAACCTCGGCAGTCTTCGGCGCAGCCGGCTTCTTGAGCGGCTTCCCCTCAATCTTCGCCTTTATCAAATCTGCCAGTGCTGCATCGTACCGGTCATCGAAGCCTGCGGGGTCGAAACTGCCCATCTTGGTGTCGATAATATGCTGCGCCAGGTCGAGCATTTCTTGATCGAACTTGAAAATGCCCAAGTCGGCAAATGCCTCCGCTGCCGCTCGTACCTCATATTCGAAATTGAGCGTCGTGGCTATCAGACCATCATCGTCGGCACGGATCAGAACTTGTCGCGCGCGGCGGAAAAGGACAGTCTCGGCAATTGCGGCTACATTTTCAGATTTCATACCCTCGCGAACGAGTACGAAACCATCGCTGTCGCCGACTGGGGTAAGATAATATGGCCGGTCGAGATAGACATCGTCGATTTCGTCGCATTTGACAAATCGGGTGACATTCAGCGTCTTGTCGCTTTCGGGAATGGCCGCGGCGATTTCCGCTTCGTCGAAACTCAAATAGGTGCCCGACGACACTTCATAGCCCTTGACCTGATTTTCCCGCGGCACCGATTTGCCCGTGTCACCGTCAACAAATTCCCGGTTGAGGCGGTTTCCGGTCTTGCGATTTATCAGATTGAATGACACACGATCAGACGTTGATGCCGCTGTGAAAAGTGCAACGGGGCACAAAAGCTGATCAATTTTCAACTGCCCTTTCCAGTTTGCACGGCGTGCCATCGATTTAGCCCTTCTTCCGCTAAGCGCCATCTTCGCCTGGCTTGGTACCACCAGTACGCTTCAGATAGTGTGCATATGCGAAGCCGCTTACGAGAAGCACTGGCAGTCCCACCAGAACAATCCAAAACAACAACTCACCCATCTCACTCTCCCCCTATGTTCGTTGAAGACATAGATTTTGCTGCGTGAGACAAACTCGGAGAACGCCGCAATTGTTCCGATATTGCTTAGCGACGCGTAATTATAAATATTCTATCTATAATGATAATTGAAGAATCTATGATGTTATCAGAGTTATCTAGAAAAAGCTCGATCACATCTAGCTTTTCAAAAGGGATGAAATCGATCCTTTTGGCAGATACTGAAAGAGCAAAGCCTTCAACAAATTACAACATATGGCAAAATCACGTTTTCGCCATATGTTAGCAACCCATGAATTTCCAGCTCAGTGACGCTGGAAATTGCTCGATAATCCATTCGATATTTATCGTCCGACGGCACGCTATCGGAAGATTAACTTAAATGATACCAGCGAGTAACCTCAACCGTTCCTGACGTTTATTCTCCGCTGTCTTTAGTTTCCGTTTCACCTGGTAGGCTGCATTTTTGAGAATTTCATTGCCTTCTCCCCGACCAACCAAAAGGTCGTCAATATATGTGTCCCAAAGTATGTTATGCAGTTCAGCGGCTTGACCAGGGCGAAGCTCTGCTTTCTGAATTTTGAAGCGTCCGTTTCTGTTCGGAGCGATCGAGTATTGCTTCAACGGTGCCTTACACGCATACCAAACACGCTTCAGAATGGCTTCTAGTTGATGCTCGACGCAATAGGCGGCTGATAAGCCCAATGGCATTTTATCGGCATTTTGAAGATTTATTTCTTGTATTTTCTTAGCCAACTCAGCCGTTTGAATACCCGATCTAACCCATATAAATAAATGGGCGTGCCAGGACACCGTTTTCTTTCCTGTGCCGTTGAACCCGCCTCTTGGAAAGTAACCAGGCTCAATCAATCCCCAATAGTCAAACTCAATGAACCTAAATAAACACCGCTTTAAACACCTTATTGCATTGAGGTGATCTCCATTTAGGGAGGTAATTGCTGTATTGGGAGCAATGGTTACCCAGAAAGCACGAAACTCGGGGTTACGCCCGAGATAGCTACTAAATTCTTCATGCATTGTCTCCGCAAACGCAATTCGCGCTTCAACATTTGTCGCTTTAAGCGACAAAGCATCACCTTGCTTCAAATTCTTCGCAGCTTCATCGTACAAGGCATCCCAACCAGTATTTGTCAGGATGAGTTTATGCAATTTTCTGCGCTGCTTATGGTGCGCGGTAGCAAAAGATTCTCTATCCAGTATCGCTGGCATCGTCATGACAAGAAACCCTTATTGGTTAATATCGATGTTTATGCTAGTAATATAATCGGTATAATTTCGGTTATACCGATTATTAAGGGCTATTTGTGTGTTACAAGGGCGTTATATCTGTGCCAATACGTGTTATTTTTGTAGAATTCTCATCCTTTTTCTTGACTGATACATGTGATGTTACTATAAATTCACCCTCACACCCCATTTCAGCCAGCCTTTTAATGTAAGCGGGCGATTTCTGATAAATAATGATCGGTTGACCAGTCTCCGAATTGCCGACTCCTCTCTTTTTGGCATTTTTTCGCGCAAGCGTTTCGATACCTTCATTCTTAAGCATTTCAGCAACAACATCTGGCGCTAGATCTTCCGCAAATGCTGCCGCTAAAGCGCGATTGTATTTGCTCAGCGTTTGTCGCTCCTTTGCTGAGCCATCAAAGAGGTACGCAAAAAAGAAACGCAGCGCCTCTTCTGGCTTATGCGATTTTGGTTTTTGTTTTCTGGATCTAAAAAATTCTTCCCTGCAAAAATCTTGCCAAGAATCATTGTCATTTTTACATGCACGAGCTAATCCATAAACTCGAGTAATTATACTGTATGTCTTTTCTCGCGTGCGTAATTCTAGATTATTTCTTTCCTCTTTAAGATCATTCAATTCTTTTATCAAATCCATCTTAATATCCTTCTTCTTATTTATATTCTGAAGGGCCGTATTTATTTTATCTTTGGTTGCATCGCTAAGATCGATTTTCGCTCTCTTGTTCATTTCTGCCTCCATGCTTTGAACTAATACTGGGAAGTGTTTTCGTGTTTGCGCGCTTCGATGAAGGTCAGCAAATCGCCGTACTGATATCGAACAGCGCCGCCGATCCGACGAAAGGGCAGCTTCTCAACGCCCTGTACGCGCCAATTGGCGAGCGTTTTTGAGCGAAGCCCTAGGATCGCTGCCGCTTGTTCCGAAGTTAAAAGATGTTCAGGCTGATAAGTAATGGGCGGCGGCGAGATAGCCTTCACCATTCGCAGCTTTCGTTTAACCGGCTTTGCGAAAACGCCAAGAGAAAGCCCATACTGACGAACCAGATGTTCGGTCAGTTCGAGATATGAATTTTCAAGAGAAGAAAGCTGCCTTCTTTTCTTGACCATAATAGTGCTCCCGACAATGGCGGAAGACGAGGTCTTTGAATGCAGCTCTAAATCTCGAGTCAGCTCCAAGACATCGTCATCCGCGGTGAAAACCACGTTCAACTTAGTCTTTTCGCCAACTCTGCTTTTTCTTTCGCGATGCATGAACAACTGCATCAAAAAAGCGAAGCGTCGGATATACCTGCTTCTATAGAAACATTTTCATTTAGCTCTCACTAAATGGATACACCGATCTGTCTGATAAACTTAATTATCTCGATCGTTTGCGTTCAGCAGCTTGTTCAAGGCTTCTGAGTTGTAAGAGACTGCTATACTATTTCAATCTCGTCAAGAGAGGTCGCTAGCAATATAAAGAAATCTTTATACGCCCATGCACAACGCAAAATTTAGCAAAATAATCGAACCCGGCTGAACGTGAGTACGACGCCGCTTCGGATCGATGAATCCTGCTGGCTGAAACGCTGATATGGCTAAGTGCGATTGGCGGTCGCTGTCAAAAAGATGCGCGCGCTGCTCGTCGAGTTGCTTAATGACGCACCAGTGATTGAGCGTTCCATACACCGCGGCCAGCACCGCAGTATTGGATTGCGCAAGGTGATCGCTGATTGTATTCACCGACTCCATTGCTTCTAAGGGCCTTCTGAGTGCAAACGGTCGGCGCATCACAACCTCGATGTTGTGATATTCACGCATGTGATCTTGTGCAACATGCGTCAAGGCGATCATGCCATATAATGACAAGCCATCGTTCACCAGCTCAAGGTGACCGCGGCTTTTAATAGCGTGATCAGTCAGTTTTCGAAACAGCTCTTCCCAATGCTCGCCTTTCGCCGATACCAATTCATTTCGTAAGGCCCAGCGAATACCGTTGATCAGGGCATATACACCGCAAAGTGAATCGAGGTTGCCCTGGAGATAAGGTCTGAGCTTTGGCCAGTGATTATCCGCCATGATTGCGATTGCCAGTTGCTCAATATTCATCAGCGAGCATGATGGTCATAACCCGCACGGTCACATTGGGATCTGCCTTGTCAGGTGAATGCATCGACAAGCTCTCATCGTAATAGTCGATTTTCCAAAAAACCGAATGCTGGGCGATTTGAACGAAGCCAAAGTCATGCTCGGTATGGGGATCGTTTTCCTCGATGAAACTATCAAAGCTGCGAATGGCCTGAACAATGTCGTGAATCTCTGATTGCTGAAGTGCCGCGATCCGTTGTGTCATCATAATGCGACCGCCGATCCCGTATTTGCGCAAGCGATCATTGAGCGCCGCGATGATTTGAGATTGCAATATGTTCGTGCTTTGTTCTAGGTTGTTGGTCATGCGAGGTTCTCCTCTGTTCAGGATCTAGGCTCATTTCATTGTTGTTGGAGTTAGGTAACTGAGCGCTGGCTCAGATCATGCGAACGAGCTTACGCTGCGCATCGCTATCGCCGTCGATATAAGCTTGGGTGGTGGTGATCGATCGATGACCGGCGAGAAGCTGCACATCGCGCAGTGATCCACCGGCTTTGTGAACAAGCCTAGCGGCCTGCGTAACAAATGTCCGGCGGCCTGAGTGCGATGAGCATCCTTCCAAACCGGCGAGCGTATAAATATGCTTAAACCAGTTGACGACGGATTTTGCTGACATTGCCCTGCCCCGCTCACTTACGATGACAGGGCCATTCAAATGGCCCCTACCCTTTGCAAGCTTTTGCAAAGCTTTTCGAAGATCGGGGTGTATAGGCACACGCCGAGGATGAGCATTTTTCGTAATACGACCCGGCAAGTTGATGGACGTGCCGAGTTTGTTGTTGGCGTCGAGCAGCATTGACCATTCGATCTTGGCGATTTCGCCTGCACGAAGTCCAGCCTTGAAGCTTAAAAGCAACATGGCGGCATTGCGGTCAGGATGTCGGAGGGTATTTGCTGTTCGAAGCGCTTGTTTTATCTGGGTTGTATTCACCGTGCGGGCTTGCCGGTGCTGCGCCATTTTGGGCCTCGACTTGACAAACGATGTCGGCATTAAAGCCGAAAGTTCATCGTTTGTCAAGGTGCAGCCATAATTATAGAAGCAATATCAATATCTTAGTAGTATCCACTTCATTTTTCTCGTTGGAGACACTGCTTATTCTTCGAGGAAGAGTATGAACAAAATGACGCGTGCTTTCACACGGTTTTGCCAAATGCGTGTCATGCCATTTGACAAAGCATACCCAAACCCAACCACATCAAAACGGAATGTTTGTCGCCTTTGTTACACCAGTCTCCTGGCACATACGCACCGCCGTATTACCGATAATAACAAAATCGAAGCTCTTCTTTTGTTCGTTATAGATGCCCCAAAAGGGAGCATATCCAGAATAAGCGCCAAACTGGTTCTTACCGTTCACTGAACCACAAACGGAATAACTGCCATCAAAGATCCTCGCCGCAGCGATATCATCCCGGAAACGTGCCGACGTCTCATCCCGAAGCTGCTGCCCGACTTGGCTCTTCACAACAGCGATATCGTCATGATCCAGTTGAACGGGCTTACCAGGGCCGTAGTTTACGATGCCAAACATGTAATACATGAGTGGGCTATCTTTCTTCAGCTGCATTTGCTGCTGTTCATCGAGGACGGATTGGCCGGTAGGAGAATTGACAATAAATGCACCCGGGTCTGTGTTTTGCGGCAAAGTTTGCTCTGACTGCACGCTCCCCGGAGCAGGCGGCATTTTTTCGACGTGGCTGACGGCTTCGATCCATTTTCGCTCTTCATTGAAATTGCCTTCAATCCGGCATTCATTGTCCATTTGGCAGATTTTGAAGATTTCTTGGCCGACATTAGATTGGGTCAGGAAACCGTAGGAATTCCCGCCGTCACTCCCCGTGATTTCGAACGCACTGTCGGTCGAACCGACGACAATTCGCCCCGTCATGCTTTTTTGGACGACACTTTCTCCGGGAAATTGTTGGTCGCCCCCTCGCTGGCGCTCGCCAATTTTCCAGGCACATATCGTTGCTGTTGTGCTTTTCCAGCAAGCTCCGTCCTGCTGCATATAACCAATAGCAATATCGGGCTGACTGTAACTACCTTTGCCAGCGTTCCAGTATCCGCTATGAACGGTCGAGACATGGTCGACATTCACAGCAGCCGAGTACTTGCCCGAATAAACAGAGAAGCTGCCACTTTTATCGGCTCGCCACTGGCACGCGCCATCAGCATATGTTTCGCCGCCGACCGCAATGAGACAATCAATGGCGGAAAGATTGGGTGTTGAATTTGCAGTTTCTGTTGAATGCGGGCCGTTTTCATCATCGGCTTCAATCTTTGATCGAGCATACTCGGCGATCTCTTCAGTCGTCGGCAATGCGTAGAATGGCGAGGTGACCCCAGCAGCTTGCGGCAGGGTTTTAGGGTTACACCGGTTTAGCGCTGTCAATTGGTCGCCGTACTTGAATGAAAACCTCGTCGCGCTTTGGATCGTATAGATATCTTCTGTCGTCTCGACGTCATCGAGGTTGCGCCCGCAGGTTTGCTTTACCCTATATTGCGACTGGTTTATTTTCTCGACATTCTCAAAACGACAAGCGGAACTTGGCCAGTTCAGCGACTTGCTATCGGTATAAATGACGTTAGGTCCCAAACCGCCAGAACAATTGCCGTCAGCAATGGTGTAAAATCCCGATTGTATTGGCAGGCTGAAGCTCGAAGCCCCCATACCGCCTTCGGCGCAGGACCAAAGCATATCGAGTGCGTTGCTCGAGCCCTTGAGCGACACGTCATACGTTTCATTGTTAAAGGATATGCGAACCCGAGCCGCCGTTCGGATACGGTTTTCAAGGCTGTCTTCCCCTGCCCCCGATGGCACCACCACTGTATTCTTGAACGACGCTCTCACCGTCGTCGCTATTGACCGATCGCTATCGAATGCAATCGCCCCATTCCACTCCGTTCCTTGTTCAAGGCGCCAATCAGCTGACGTCAAGCCAATCTGGAAAGTCTCATTGTTGTTTACATA
This genomic window contains:
- a CDS encoding tyrosine-type recombinase/integrase, whose protein sequence is MTNDELSALMPTSFVKSRPKMAQHRQARTVNTTQIKQALRTANTLRHPDRNAAMLLLSFKAGLRAGEIAKIEWSMLLDANNKLGTSINLPGRITKNAHPRRVPIHPDLRKALQKLAKGRGHLNGPVIVSERGRAMSAKSVVNWFKHIYTLAGLEGCSSHSGRRTFVTQAARLVHKAGGSLRDVQLLAGHRSITTTQAYIDGDSDAQRKLVRMI
- a CDS encoding helix-turn-helix domain-containing protein produces the protein MHRERKSRVGEKTKLNVVFTADDDVLELTRDLELHSKTSSSAIVGSTIMVKKRRQLSSLENSYLELTEHLVRQYGLSLGVFAKPVKRKLRMVKAISPPPITYQPEHLLTSEQAAAILGLRSKTLANWRVQGVEKLPFRRIGGAVRYQYGDLLTFIEARKHENTSQY
- a CDS encoding DUF3768 domain-containing protein is translated as MTNNLEQSTNILQSQIIAALNDRLRKYGIGGRIMMTQRIAALQQSEIHDIVQAIRSFDSFIEENDPHTEHDFGFVQIAQHSVFWKIDYYDESLSMHSPDKADPNVTVRVMTIMLADEY
- the ku gene encoding non-homologous end joining protein Ku, whose amino-acid sequence is MARRANWKGQLKIDQLLCPVALFTAASTSDRVSFNLINRKTGNRLNREFVDGDTGKSVPRENQVKGYEVSSGTYLSFDEAEIAAAIPESDKTLNVTRFVKCDEIDDVYLDRPYYLTPVGDSDGFVLVREGMKSENVAAIAETVLFRRARQVLIRADDDGLIATTLNFEYEVRAAAEAFADLGIFKFDQEMLDLAQHIIDTKMGSFDPAGFDDRYDAALADLIKAKIEGKPLKKPAAPKTAEVIDLKEALRKSANLGRVGQAATKAIKGKAKSGAASGTKSRKKAG